The following proteins come from a genomic window of Alicyclobacillus dauci:
- the menB gene encoding 1,4-dihydroxy-2-naphthoyl-CoA synthase produces the protein MSLQWEKVKDYTDIIYERAEGIARVTINRPEVHNAFRPETVAEMIDAFHHIRDDASTGVVLFQGAGGKAFCSGGDQRVRGHGGYVGSDEVPRLNVLDLQRLIRQLPKPVIAVVAGYAIGGGHVLHLVCDLTIAADNARFGQTGPKVGSFDAGYGATLLARTVGHKKAREIWYLCRQYSAQEALDMGLVNTVVPLDRLEEESIQWAKEILEKSPIAIRFLKMAFNADTDGLAGLQLLAGDATMLYYMTDEAKEGKNAFLEKRKPDFTKFDRLP, from the coding sequence ATGTCGCTGCAATGGGAAAAAGTAAAAGACTATACCGACATTATTTACGAACGCGCCGAAGGGATTGCTCGTGTCACCATTAATCGCCCCGAGGTACATAACGCATTTCGACCGGAAACGGTGGCGGAAATGATCGATGCATTTCACCATATCCGAGACGACGCTTCCACTGGTGTCGTGTTATTTCAAGGTGCAGGCGGCAAGGCGTTCTGTTCCGGCGGCGATCAACGGGTTCGCGGCCATGGCGGTTACGTGGGAAGCGACGAAGTCCCTCGCCTCAATGTGCTCGATTTACAGCGTTTGATTCGTCAATTGCCAAAACCCGTTATCGCAGTTGTTGCCGGCTACGCTATCGGTGGTGGACACGTTCTTCATCTCGTGTGTGATCTCACCATTGCTGCGGACAACGCGCGTTTCGGACAGACGGGACCGAAAGTGGGCAGTTTCGATGCTGGCTACGGTGCAACGCTCTTGGCCCGCACGGTGGGTCACAAGAAAGCGCGGGAAATCTGGTATCTCTGCAGGCAGTATTCCGCACAGGAAGCGCTCGATATGGGTCTGGTCAACACGGTTGTGCCACTGGATCGTTTAGAGGAAGAAAGTATTCAGTGGGCAAAGGAGATTCTCGAAAAGAGCCCGATTGCCATCCGCTTCCTGAAGATGGCATTCAACGCGGACACGGATGGCTTGGCAGGATTGCAGCTATTGGCTGGCGATGCAACGATGCTTTACTATATGACCGACGAAGCGAAGGAAGGAAAGAATGCGTTCCTTGAGAAACGCAAACCGGACTTCACGAAGTTTGATCGGCTTCCCTAA
- the pstC gene encoding phosphate ABC transporter permease subunit PstC, whose protein sequence is MRRITGASKTADRIFQVATGICASSPVLFLLAITAIVVVQSIPTMRFMGWEFITHVTWNIGNLYGAMTHKHGVSVPMGASYGALVFIVGTIASSLIALIIAIPVSILTAMILAYRVRGPLGWILSILVELLAGIPSVVIGLWGILVLAPWIGHQFGPFLKSVFGFIPFFGGSVGSGYGLLTSGIVLAIMIVPIITATTRDLFQQVPLLAREGGLGLGMTTWETVRFICLPYIKNGLVGAVALGWGRAMGETMAVLMVSGSAINILPHNLYSPISTMAAFIADQLDSAQTDASGMAVHALSEMALVLLIITLLTNLFARWLVGGRSTTKRARAGARV, encoded by the coding sequence ATGCGTCGTATTACTGGCGCCTCCAAAACAGCAGATAGGATATTCCAAGTGGCTACTGGCATTTGCGCCAGTAGCCCTGTGCTGTTTTTGTTGGCCATCACTGCGATTGTCGTTGTGCAGTCCATACCGACGATGCGATTCATGGGATGGGAGTTTATCACGCACGTTACGTGGAACATTGGTAACCTCTACGGGGCCATGACTCATAAACATGGCGTCTCTGTTCCTATGGGAGCGTCTTACGGTGCACTTGTGTTCATCGTGGGAACCATCGCATCGTCTCTTATTGCACTCATTATCGCTATTCCAGTCTCAATTTTGACAGCCATGATTTTGGCATACCGGGTTCGCGGACCACTTGGCTGGATACTCAGTATTCTTGTCGAACTGTTGGCGGGTATCCCCAGCGTCGTGATCGGACTGTGGGGCATCCTGGTTCTAGCGCCCTGGATTGGGCACCAATTTGGACCTTTCTTGAAATCTGTATTTGGTTTTATCCCGTTCTTTGGCGGTTCCGTGGGCAGTGGTTACGGGCTGCTCACGAGTGGCATCGTGTTAGCCATCATGATCGTTCCGATTATCACAGCAACCACGCGGGATCTGTTCCAACAAGTTCCCCTATTAGCCCGCGAAGGTGGTCTTGGGCTTGGAATGACGACGTGGGAGACAGTCCGCTTTATTTGTTTGCCTTACATTAAAAATGGCCTGGTGGGTGCTGTGGCACTTGGCTGGGGCAGAGCGATGGGCGAAACGATGGCCGTTTTAATGGTGAGCGGGAGTGCCATTAACATCCTCCCACACAACCTATACAGTCCAATTTCGACGATGGCTGCCTTCATCGCTGACCAGTTGGACAGTGCCCAAACCGACGCGTCCGGCATGGCCGTACACGCGCTCTCTGAAATGGCACTTGTCTTGTTGATCATCACTTTGCTCACTAACCTATTTGCGCGTTGGCTCGTAGGTGGACGCAGTACAACCAAACGAGCAAGGGCAGGTGCACGCGTATGA
- the pstA gene encoding phosphate ABC transporter permease PstA — MIQVRRRRRKIGGYIGWGFAWLASALVIFALFDLLISVVWHGARAFKWSMLTQTTHGIAGGLQNAIIGTFELVIIAIIFAAPLGILGGVYASEFAGTRVSAVIRFLAEVLSGVPSIVIGYFGYLLMVMHWHWGFSALAGGIALTIMMLPYILRTTETSLQQVPHTQREAAWALGMTRFQAISRTVWRPAAGGIATGVLLAIAIGLGETAPLLYTAGWNTHNPTGHLTHEQVPYLTYVVWDYLDQPYPEARNLAYAAAFVLLVIILLIQLVVRALVWRSSGRK; from the coding sequence ATGATTCAGGTAAGGCGACGTCGTCGGAAAATCGGTGGTTACATTGGCTGGGGCTTTGCGTGGCTCGCGAGTGCACTTGTCATTTTCGCCCTGTTCGATCTCCTGATTTCTGTGGTCTGGCATGGAGCTAGGGCATTTAAGTGGTCAATGTTGACCCAGACGACTCATGGAATTGCCGGTGGTTTACAAAACGCCATCATTGGTACGTTCGAATTGGTCATCATCGCCATTATCTTTGCGGCACCTCTGGGCATTCTTGGGGGTGTTTATGCGTCTGAGTTCGCGGGCACCCGAGTATCTGCGGTCATCCGGTTCTTGGCTGAGGTTCTGTCTGGAGTGCCTTCTATCGTCATTGGGTACTTCGGGTACTTATTGATGGTTATGCATTGGCACTGGGGATTCTCGGCACTTGCGGGCGGAATTGCCTTGACCATCATGATGCTTCCTTACATTCTGCGAACGACGGAGACAAGTCTTCAGCAGGTACCGCATACGCAACGCGAAGCGGCATGGGCTCTCGGTATGACGCGATTCCAGGCCATCAGCCGAACCGTTTGGCGCCCGGCTGCGGGAGGGATCGCGACTGGTGTTTTGCTAGCAATTGCCATCGGTCTTGGTGAAACTGCACCGTTATTGTATACTGCTGGTTGGAATACACATAATCCGACGGGCCATTTGACACATGAACAAGTGCCATACCTAACCTATGTTGTTTGGGATTATTTGGATCAGCCGTATCCAGAAGCCCGCAATCTCGCTTATGCAGCTGCGTTTGTCCTGTTGGTAATCATTCTGTTGATTCAATTGGTGGTACGCGCTCTTGTTTGGAGGTCATCTGGTCGCAAGTGA
- a CDS encoding cation:proton antiporter, with translation MFHLAGTWEEALMILFIVVGLGIIVSKLTEKPRIPDVAVFLVLGIVLGPQVLHLISAPSQSQVNQFIIYLGATLILFDGGRSVRFDVLRRVYISISVLVTIGVVVSALVVGVAVHLLLGTPWVWSLLLAAIMASTDPATLIPVFKRVPIVERLQQTMETESAFNDATASVLVMTLMAAVQTGGSLNIGSAVYQFFHDSLIGLAVGLVFGVAALWTVSRRGWGIFHEFGSVVLFVTAIGSYVIASRLHASGFMAAFAAGVITGNGKSFGWSFSAETNAHLEHFGSVMTTIMRMLIFVLLGTQVDFGVVYQYLWVGLVVVAVLMFIARPATVVSSVLEDRLAKWNWREVTFMMWVRETGVIPAALAGTAVAEKIPHADVIMAVAFLAILCTILVQATTTGSVAKLLRLNREGHQADL, from the coding sequence ATGTTTCACTTGGCAGGGACTTGGGAAGAAGCCCTCATGATTCTGTTTATCGTGGTGGGCCTTGGCATCATAGTGAGTAAACTGACGGAGAAGCCGCGGATCCCAGACGTGGCTGTCTTTCTTGTGTTAGGGATTGTCTTGGGGCCCCAGGTCTTGCACCTCATCAGTGCACCCAGTCAATCGCAGGTCAACCAATTTATAATTTATCTTGGGGCCACATTGATTTTATTTGACGGAGGCCGGTCCGTCCGATTCGACGTCCTCCGTCGCGTATACATAAGTATTTCCGTGCTGGTCACCATCGGCGTTGTCGTATCCGCGTTGGTCGTCGGGGTCGCGGTACACCTGTTGCTGGGAACGCCGTGGGTCTGGTCCTTGCTTCTCGCAGCAATTATGGCCTCGACCGATCCGGCCACATTGATACCGGTCTTTAAACGAGTCCCAATTGTCGAACGGCTTCAGCAGACAATGGAGACGGAATCGGCATTTAATGATGCGACGGCGTCCGTACTCGTCATGACACTCATGGCAGCCGTTCAAACAGGGGGGTCTCTCAACATTGGTTCCGCTGTCTATCAATTTTTCCATGACTCATTAATCGGACTAGCAGTAGGTCTCGTGTTTGGTGTTGCCGCCTTGTGGACCGTGTCACGAAGGGGCTGGGGTATCTTTCACGAATTCGGGTCGGTTGTGCTCTTTGTCACAGCTATTGGCTCGTATGTTATCGCAAGTAGGCTTCATGCCAGTGGTTTCATGGCGGCATTTGCTGCTGGCGTCATTACCGGTAACGGGAAATCATTTGGCTGGTCATTTTCTGCCGAAACAAATGCCCATTTAGAACATTTCGGCAGCGTCATGACGACCATCATGCGCATGCTTATCTTCGTGCTATTAGGGACACAAGTTGATTTTGGCGTCGTCTATCAATATTTGTGGGTTGGGCTCGTTGTCGTGGCTGTACTCATGTTTATTGCGCGTCCGGCGACGGTCGTCAGTTCAGTTCTTGAGGATCGCCTGGCGAAATGGAATTGGCGCGAAGTGACGTTCATGATGTGGGTCAGAGAGACTGGAGTCATCCCGGCTGCGCTCGCTGGGACGGCCGTCGCAGAGAAGATCCCTCACGCGGACGTGATCATGGCCGTCGCCTTTTTGGCCATCTTATGTACGATTCTTGTCCAAGCAACGACGACTGGTTCGGTCGCCAAGCTCCTTCGACTCAATCGCGAGGGACACCAAGCGGACTTGTAA
- a CDS encoding o-succinylbenzoate--CoA ligase, translating to MQGIDVQPVRYIPDWLTTRATQHPQQVAIVSPDGSLTYQALYDAACSYAASLCKLGVTEGQRVAVLTKKGQRYAVMLHALMQLNAITVPLNWRLTGAELAPQMEDCGCVLLLYDEDATSLAADIMEHCKPDLGARQIEQLEVTADRVSRDDVDLCRTHAIIYTSGTTGRPKGAMITYQNHWWGAMASAMQLGLSINDKWLVPMPLFHVGGMAVLIRSLIYGTTVVIHNGFDERAVNRAIEDEGITLVSVVPAMLQRMLRERTRPYPTTLRTVLLGGSAAPKALLEQALSLSVPVNQSYGMTETNTQATTLQSYDALRKVGSSGKPLPITRVAIAAASGLTTAPHVEGEIVVKGPTVIAGYYNRPDANEMTFRDGWLYTGDIGVLDDEGYLYVLDRRSDLIVSGGENVYPAEIESVLSQHPAVLESAVVGQANEEWGQVPIAFVVLQPDAQASADDLRAHCRNRLAGYKVPKDVHFVSSLPRNASGKLLRRALREQV from the coding sequence ATGCAAGGAATTGATGTGCAACCCGTGCGCTACATTCCGGATTGGTTGACAACCCGGGCCACACAACATCCGCAACAAGTCGCTATTGTCTCTCCAGACGGGAGCCTCACATATCAAGCACTTTACGACGCCGCGTGTTCGTACGCGGCTTCGTTGTGCAAACTGGGCGTCACGGAAGGGCAACGGGTTGCTGTGCTCACGAAAAAGGGGCAGCGTTACGCCGTCATGCTCCACGCGTTGATGCAGTTAAACGCAATTACTGTTCCGTTGAACTGGCGTCTGACCGGGGCTGAACTGGCACCACAGATGGAGGATTGCGGCTGTGTACTGCTTCTTTATGACGAGGATGCGACGTCGCTCGCAGCCGATATCATGGAACACTGTAAGCCAGACCTGGGTGCCCGACAAATTGAGCAACTGGAGGTAACGGCGGATCGAGTCTCGCGTGACGATGTCGATCTCTGCCGCACCCACGCCATCATCTATACATCCGGGACCACTGGACGCCCGAAAGGGGCCATGATTACATATCAGAACCATTGGTGGGGCGCGATGGCTTCCGCCATGCAATTAGGCCTCAGCATCAATGATAAGTGGCTTGTGCCCATGCCGTTGTTTCACGTTGGCGGCATGGCAGTGCTCATCCGCAGTCTCATTTATGGTACAACGGTTGTCATCCACAACGGGTTCGATGAGCGCGCGGTCAATCGGGCCATCGAGGATGAGGGAATCACCCTTGTATCCGTTGTCCCAGCTATGCTTCAGCGAATGCTCCGGGAACGGACGCGACCATATCCCACTACACTTCGCACGGTGCTACTCGGCGGGAGTGCCGCCCCGAAGGCGTTACTGGAGCAAGCATTGTCGTTATCTGTGCCAGTAAACCAGAGTTACGGGATGACCGAGACGAACACGCAGGCAACGACCTTGCAATCGTACGACGCGCTTCGCAAGGTTGGGAGTTCCGGCAAACCACTCCCCATCACGCGTGTTGCTATCGCCGCTGCATCCGGGTTGACCACAGCGCCTCATGTGGAGGGTGAAATCGTGGTGAAAGGTCCCACAGTGATTGCGGGTTATTACAATCGCCCAGATGCGAATGAGATGACCTTCCGGGACGGTTGGTTGTACACGGGGGATATTGGTGTTCTGGACGATGAAGGATATTTGTATGTCCTGGACAGACGATCCGATCTCATCGTCTCCGGCGGTGAAAATGTGTATCCGGCCGAGATCGAGTCTGTACTGTCACAACATCCTGCAGTACTAGAGTCAGCGGTCGTTGGACAGGCGAATGAGGAGTGGGGACAAGTCCCCATAGCGTTTGTCGTCCTGCAACCAGATGCTCAGGCATCTGCGGACGACTTGCGCGCACACTGTAGAAATCGTCTCGCGGGATACAAAGTACCTAAAGATGTTCATTTTGTGTCTTCGCTGCCACGTAACGCGTCAGGGAAGCTGTTGCGCCGGGCTTTGAGGGAGCAGGTGTAA
- the menD gene encoding 2-succinyl-5-enolpyruvyl-6-hydroxy-3-cyclohexene-1-carboxylic-acid synthase — protein MANDNLWPVHSFVDGLANAGVKHAVVSPGSRNTPLTLALVEHPDIEVYTHLDERSAAFFALGIARSTGAPVVISCTSGTAMANYYPAVMEAYEARVPLIVVTADRPQRLREVGANQTVRQYGLYDGHVKTSIEMPVPDGSMVVARYAAAVAARAVATSLTSPRGPVHVNFPFEEPLMLPRRDTLTRDQHVQTPTVYARKAAPVAEEAVQFLTNALAGATRPLIVVGPLDDPQLVETVVQFAEANHIAVLADVLSQARGRLAGGTAVIDYYDLLLAAAGSTIPVPDVVLRFGAQPTSKSLATFMNRWTDESTVFLVDDTEWYRDASFHATHVLVGDLKPTLADMALPQSESRESYLRLWQHANEQVANSVAHFTSLTWFEGTAIRALTRAVGSRAQLVFGNSRPIRDADALADMTGQGVRTYANRGVSGIDGVVSTAFGISAGNRDLPTVLCIGDVSFYHDLNGLLAARRFHVPLTVLLIHNEGGGIFQHLSQAERKDTLEYFTTPHGLEFEDIVHAYGGVYRRVDDEESMIAAVQESMKNEGLNVVEVRFRNDASAAHYRSLKALVMDALQVKTQ, from the coding sequence GTGGCAAATGACAACCTTTGGCCTGTCCACAGTTTTGTCGACGGGCTCGCGAACGCTGGTGTGAAACACGCGGTCGTATCGCCGGGATCGAGAAATACACCGTTGACGCTTGCACTTGTCGAGCATCCCGATATCGAAGTGTACACGCATTTGGATGAACGATCCGCCGCCTTTTTCGCCCTTGGCATCGCCCGGTCGACAGGTGCACCTGTGGTTATTTCATGTACGTCAGGTACGGCGATGGCCAACTATTACCCTGCCGTCATGGAAGCATACGAAGCGCGAGTTCCGCTCATTGTCGTCACGGCCGATAGGCCGCAGCGTCTGCGAGAAGTCGGCGCGAATCAAACAGTTCGCCAATACGGCTTGTACGATGGACACGTCAAGACGTCTATCGAGATGCCTGTACCCGATGGTTCCATGGTTGTTGCACGGTATGCGGCGGCTGTGGCAGCACGTGCTGTCGCAACGTCTCTGACGTCGCCGCGCGGACCTGTCCACGTGAATTTTCCCTTTGAGGAACCGCTTATGCTTCCAAGACGGGATACCCTTACACGAGACCAACACGTTCAGACACCAACGGTCTACGCAAGAAAAGCAGCACCTGTCGCCGAAGAAGCGGTTCAATTTTTGACGAACGCTTTGGCTGGAGCAACGCGTCCACTCATTGTCGTGGGTCCGCTGGACGATCCGCAACTGGTAGAAACCGTTGTACAGTTTGCCGAGGCGAATCATATAGCTGTCTTGGCTGATGTTCTCTCACAGGCGCGGGGACGGCTAGCTGGCGGTACGGCCGTCATCGATTATTACGACTTGCTTCTGGCCGCTGCAGGTTCGACAATCCCTGTTCCGGACGTCGTTCTTCGCTTCGGGGCGCAGCCAACTTCCAAATCATTGGCAACGTTTATGAATCGGTGGACCGACGAATCCACGGTCTTCCTCGTCGATGACACAGAATGGTACCGGGATGCATCGTTCCATGCCACACATGTTTTGGTTGGCGATCTCAAGCCAACGCTTGCTGACATGGCCCTTCCACAGAGTGAATCGAGGGAATCATATTTGCGATTGTGGCAGCACGCAAATGAGCAAGTTGCAAACAGTGTTGCCCACTTCACCTCACTGACCTGGTTTGAAGGGACAGCGATACGTGCCCTGACACGGGCCGTGGGATCGAGAGCCCAACTGGTTTTCGGGAATAGTCGACCAATTCGGGATGCGGATGCGCTGGCGGACATGACAGGTCAAGGCGTACGCACGTATGCAAATCGCGGTGTCAGCGGAATTGACGGCGTCGTATCGACTGCGTTTGGCATTTCCGCCGGGAATCGCGACTTGCCAACTGTGCTCTGCATCGGCGACGTGTCTTTCTACCACGACTTAAATGGGTTGTTGGCTGCCCGACGATTTCATGTGCCGCTCACCGTCTTGTTGATTCATAATGAGGGAGGCGGGATTTTCCAGCACCTCAGTCAAGCAGAACGCAAGGACACGTTGGAGTATTTCACAACGCCGCACGGGCTTGAGTTTGAAGATATTGTTCACGCGTACGGTGGGGTGTATCGCAGGGTGGATGATGAAGAAAGCATGATCGCCGCCGTCCAGGAGTCCATGAAGAACGAGGGTCTGAACGTAGTTGAAGTCCGGTTTCGCAACGACGCGAGCGCGGCCCATTACCGCTCCTTGAAAGCCCTGGTGATGGATGCACTGCAGGTGAAAACACAATGA
- a CDS encoding isochorismate synthase, translated as MKELVNRLVTDITRAWQVDETLKGGQWRVVSLTLPCASTPALDSVLEWNTGVQAVYSAEPVTRMERVGLGAAAVVQGFGSDAMGVVRTEMNAARLPSGSTWFGGFAFDPTIEPRGIWQGWPHAMWFVPKLLLVRAFDSDVVRVSYIDKAGQTVEDITASLKGMLRPAASTHMSEIRFDASTTLESNDVIHDEETWAAVVNRALVDIRAGRMDKVVLGRQARMTVTATLSDSLSRLRNAYETSHVFAMHWNGVWMLGASPEELVRAGGGAITVDCLAGTTARGIDAETDRQLAKALLTSEKNRSEHGAVVRFVTERLRLVANELEWPDVPTIKQLANVQHLYTPVRGRLQNGKQLLDAAALLHPTPAVGGTPRADALTFIREHEGWPRGFYAGGFGLIDGTGNGLVNVALRTAAVRFPEARLFAGCGIVDGSRPADEWLETEMKLKPMRMALQ; from the coding sequence GTGAAGGAATTGGTGAATCGTCTCGTCACGGATATCACCCGTGCGTGGCAGGTGGACGAGACGTTAAAGGGTGGGCAGTGGCGCGTCGTATCTTTGACGTTACCCTGTGCTTCCACGCCGGCACTCGACTCTGTTCTAGAGTGGAACACTGGAGTTCAAGCGGTCTACTCAGCGGAGCCCGTTACCCGCATGGAGCGAGTTGGCCTCGGGGCCGCGGCGGTCGTTCAGGGTTTTGGCTCAGATGCCATGGGTGTTGTCAGAACCGAAATGAACGCCGCTCGTCTCCCGTCAGGGAGCACGTGGTTTGGCGGATTCGCGTTTGACCCAACCATCGAGCCACGGGGAATTTGGCAGGGCTGGCCGCACGCTATGTGGTTTGTTCCCAAGTTACTCTTGGTACGGGCCTTCGACTCCGACGTAGTACGGGTGTCCTATATTGACAAAGCCGGCCAGACGGTGGAAGACATCACCGCGTCCCTTAAGGGGATGCTGAGGCCAGCTGCGTCAACCCATATGTCTGAAATCCGATTCGACGCCAGTACTACATTGGAATCGAATGATGTCATCCACGACGAGGAAACATGGGCCGCTGTCGTCAATCGTGCACTGGTGGACATTCGCGCCGGACGCATGGATAAAGTCGTGCTAGGGCGTCAGGCGAGAATGACTGTCACAGCGACGTTGTCTGATAGCTTGAGTCGACTTCGCAATGCATACGAAACAAGTCATGTCTTCGCTATGCACTGGAACGGGGTGTGGATGCTCGGTGCTAGCCCGGAGGAATTGGTCCGTGCAGGCGGAGGCGCGATAACTGTCGACTGTTTGGCGGGTACAACTGCACGGGGGATCGACGCCGAAACGGATCGACAACTAGCCAAAGCGTTGTTGACGAGTGAGAAAAATCGGTCTGAGCACGGCGCTGTCGTTCGGTTTGTCACAGAACGTTTGCGACTGGTGGCCAACGAGCTTGAGTGGCCAGACGTGCCGACAATCAAACAGCTTGCCAACGTGCAGCACTTGTATACGCCGGTGCGCGGACGACTTCAAAATGGGAAACAATTGCTCGATGCGGCGGCACTGTTGCACCCAACACCTGCAGTAGGTGGGACTCCCCGTGCGGATGCCCTGACATTTATTCGCGAGCACGAGGGGTGGCCGCGAGGTTTCTATGCAGGTGGTTTTGGATTGATCGACGGAACTGGCAATGGTCTCGTCAATGTTGCCCTGCGCACAGCCGCGGTTCGTTTCCCAGAGGCCAGGTTGTTTGCGGGTTGCGGGATTGTCGACGGATCGAGACCCGCTGATGAATGGTTAGAAACAGAAATGAAACTGAAACCCATGCGGATGGCACTTCAGTGA
- the menH gene encoding 2-succinyl-6-hydroxy-2,4-cyclohexadiene-1-carboxylate synthase, giving the protein MNHMLSIRGVTYAAVEFGSGESLLLLHGFTGSKAVFQPFREEWASHFRCIVPDLLGHGDSDAPLSPVRYGMAETLRDVLAILDTLEVKQTHVLGYSMGGRIALAFALTYPERVHRLVLEGASPGLRTDDGRTSRRASDEQLAQFIETEGVQAFVERWESIPLFASQRRLPEDVFLNQRAIRSQQRKEGLAGSLRGIGTGQQPSYWSRLHELRIPTLLVTGELDMKFTQINEQMAACMQDATHVVIQDAGHTPHIEKPSDFQRIVVEFLR; this is encoded by the coding sequence ATGAACCATATGTTGTCCATTCGGGGAGTGACATACGCGGCTGTCGAATTCGGCTCGGGTGAAAGTCTCTTGCTGCTGCACGGCTTTACCGGATCGAAAGCTGTCTTCCAGCCGTTTCGCGAGGAGTGGGCGTCGCACTTCCGTTGTATTGTACCAGATTTACTCGGCCATGGAGACAGTGATGCACCGCTTTCCCCAGTTCGCTACGGAATGGCAGAAACACTGCGGGACGTTCTTGCCATTCTTGACACCCTCGAAGTGAAACAGACCCATGTTCTCGGTTATTCGATGGGCGGTCGAATTGCTCTGGCTTTTGCGTTGACTTATCCAGAGAGAGTCCATCGCCTTGTGTTGGAGGGCGCTTCACCCGGTCTTCGCACAGACGATGGGCGGACATCACGGCGCGCGTCCGACGAGCAACTGGCCCAATTCATCGAGACGGAAGGTGTCCAAGCATTTGTTGAGCGGTGGGAGAGTATCCCGCTTTTTGCGTCTCAACGTCGATTGCCGGAAGATGTCTTTCTCAATCAGCGCGCCATTCGATCACAGCAACGCAAAGAGGGGCTAGCCGGAAGCCTGCGCGGGATTGGCACGGGCCAGCAACCAAGTTACTGGTCTCGTCTCCACGAGCTAAGGATCCCAACTCTACTCGTCACGGGTGAGTTGGATATGAAGTTTACGCAAATCAACGAACAGATGGCTGCCTGTATGCAAGACGCTACGCACGTTGTTATACAGGATGCAGGCCACACCCCACATATTGAGAAGCCATCGGACTTCCAAAGAATCGTTGTCGAATTTCTAAGGTAA
- the pstS gene encoding phosphate ABC transporter substrate-binding protein PstS translates to MSLRAKKILAGAAALTAMVAVVGCGANGANNTAGAADTANNTSTGNSTAATGGNVSLAETGSSLLYPLFNGQWIPAYGSVASNVQMSAASTGSGTGISQSIAGTVDMGASDAYLADAQMQQNPGMLNIPVAISAQQVMYNLPGVKGNLKLSGDVLAQIYQGKIKFWDDSAIKSMNPGVTLPHQAIIPVRRSDGSGDTFLFTQFLSDTNSAWKGSVAYGTTVSWPSLSTEVGAKGNDGVVAALAKNKYSIGYVGISWLDKATQQGLGYAALKNKDGNFVLPQTANIQAAATQGTQNVPADERVSLIDEPGKDSYPIINFEYVILKKTQPSADKATAIKNFLNWAIDPSKGNDSKYLTPVHFLPLPSSIEPKSQAQINSITAG, encoded by the coding sequence ATGTCTCTTCGTGCGAAAAAAATTCTGGCAGGTGCCGCAGCATTGACTGCGATGGTGGCTGTAGTAGGTTGTGGAGCCAACGGGGCGAATAATACAGCCGGAGCAGCAGATACAGCGAACAACACATCCACGGGTAATAGCACAGCCGCAACTGGCGGCAATGTCAGTTTGGCAGAGACTGGATCTTCACTTCTTTATCCATTATTCAATGGGCAATGGATTCCGGCATATGGTTCCGTCGCTTCAAATGTGCAAATGTCAGCAGCTTCTACGGGCAGCGGTACGGGAATCTCTCAGTCAATTGCTGGAACGGTTGACATGGGCGCATCTGATGCATACCTTGCGGACGCTCAAATGCAGCAGAATCCTGGAATGTTGAATATTCCGGTCGCAATCTCCGCACAACAGGTTATGTACAACCTACCGGGAGTGAAAGGCAACTTGAAGTTGTCTGGCGACGTGCTTGCACAGATTTATCAGGGGAAGATCAAGTTCTGGGACGACAGTGCAATCAAGTCAATGAACCCAGGTGTTACATTACCTCACCAAGCGATTATTCCGGTTCGTCGTTCTGACGGATCTGGCGATACATTCTTGTTCACACAGTTCCTGTCTGATACGAATAGTGCTTGGAAGGGCAGCGTTGCTTACGGCACAACAGTCTCTTGGCCTTCCTTGTCAACCGAAGTTGGTGCGAAAGGCAACGACGGTGTTGTTGCAGCGCTGGCGAAGAACAAATACAGCATCGGTTATGTCGGCATCAGTTGGTTGGACAAGGCCACACAGCAGGGATTGGGCTATGCAGCTTTGAAAAACAAGGATGGTAACTTTGTCCTTCCGCAAACCGCAAACATTCAAGCTGCTGCTACGCAAGGTACGCAAAATGTTCCAGCTGACGAGCGCGTCTCGCTGATTGATGAGCCTGGTAAGGATTCCTACCCTATCATCAACTTTGAGTACGTTATCCTAAAGAAAACCCAGCCGTCGGCTGATAAGGCTACTGCAATCAAGAACTTCTTGAACTGGGCAATTGACCCGAGCAAGGGCAACGACAGCAAGTATTTAACACCAGTTCACTTCTTGCCTTTGCCTAGTAGCATCGAACCAAAGAGTCAGGCACAAATCAACTCAATTACGGCTGGTTAA